The Cryptococcus deuterogattii R265 chromosome 3, complete sequence genome has a segment encoding these proteins:
- a CDS encoding regulatory protein ral2, translating to MDAGTAHVMSWSEPTKGHVPPPLTGPSITISPLSLPHPPTIFLFGGKSVQTRRLTSEMWAMDLRTRIWERVDAGPGPGPRYFHSMDVWEDKLVCFGGMSDSDPMSVHNDIWFFDCISRKWIPQPSPSDDVSLGIDSAAQDQALIPSARYAHLSSVSRGKLVISGGQHSDNTWIYEINVYDLKSRVWISKTEQPQSDGMYSKGAYRSIATSSKKRVQRPQQGGHLKSTTAHTYSVDEEGEGGDIWCYSNYDFAKVRRELDILSPENSEHVPSNKHAAPPEFTIRDESHRMRGSSQPPGLRFPTGGIVGNSFIVCGLYLASVSAAFSIWALNLETMTWKHLEPSVLSNGSWNRALVWADKAKVLVFGNAQSDLASDYSRRAVNLDHIAVISLEAFGIYQPPNLVVPTKVQQAGLSMLDEKLASDFEVICDDGRRIKCSRKILNERWPWFAEQERELESKVQGLISDAPVVDINDTLLGSFTPARLAPNNLTLSEPFPVCVALLQYFYTLSLTTPLQNRAPVLSALLFISKQYKIERMNRLVVHALHERLDLSNAVGIYEIATLAGEQCLQVRALNIIHSAKSGSSRSHNRRNPGSAVPGEGGANEDSTSGHIQLGNPANGVPAGATRPGAIDAPVKRARADSVTIPEDMMSSSPQLNPLHDDDDKISALLAALDVSAKEITTLPRQRRVSHRDSDRSLISLQSAQSPISPPLPSIPQRSHMRLPALASPPLSRPPSVPHTSDPAQPERSSFGRPSSPTNSDVTSNYPQTPSESLHESWILPQHRDWSAFSGLGGGLMDSRSSSGSGMGLPALPEDDAFNPKSRCSLGRMNRDAFIHPFSTQKKPSQAMVEAAGRLQPSTLQNFDGLQQTHTNSPTMHHCAYDSSSMQMSPALSISRTPSVSSHSPSVLTPPPSCSSKNTRHFSINTQSSGASNSLSPTSTAWGEKIGEPLLRAQTSTSLMSSAFDCGSSISSGSTGTSSSKKVAKAEAKAIRQAEKAAKKAEAQAHFEALRADQTKKMALLKAEAQRKAEIQAAKEQTPSEKSLKKEPKTKWGKLANGFKDAVLFPDGGPKSTMF from the exons ATGGACGCCGGTACAGCCCATGTCATGAGCTGGAGTGAGCCCACAAAGGGCCACGTTCCACCGCCCCTCACC GGGCCATCCATCAccatctcccctctctccctgcCCCATCCACCTACGATCTTTCTCTTCGGCGGCAAGTCAGTTCAAACGAGACGGCTCACATCCGAGATGTGGGCTATGGACCTTCGCACAAGAATATGGGAGCGCGTAGATGCCGGCCCTGGTCCCGGTCCTCGATATTTCCATTCAATGGACGTCTGGGAGGATAAGCTTGTATGCTTTGGTGGAATGTCAGATTCTGACCCCATGTCAGTACACAATGACATCTGGTTCTTTGACTGTATCTCCAGAAAATGGATTCCTCAACCTTCGCCATCTGATGATGTTTCTCTCGGCATTGACTCGGCAGCTCAAGATCAGGCCCTTATCCCCTCGGCACGATACGCACACCTTAGCTCAGTGTCCCGTGGAAAGCTTGTCATTTCTGGTGGTCAGCATTCGGACAATACTTGGATTTACGAAATCAATGTCTATGATTTGAAGAGCCGGGTTTGGATTTCCAAGACTGAACAGCCTCAATCCGATGGTATGTACTCCAAGGGAGCGTACAGAAGTATTGCGACCAGTTCCAAGAAGAGAGTCCAGAGACCGCAGCAGGGAGGACATTTGAAGTCGACTACTGCTCATACATATTCggtcgatgaggaaggcgagggtggag ATATCTGGTGTTACTCCAACTATGACTTTGCCAAAGTTCGACGTGAACTCGATATCCTCTCTCCCGAAAACTCTGAACACGTCCCTTCCAATAAGCACGCGGCGCCTCCAGAATTCACCATTCGCGATGAATCTCACCGTATGCGTGGATCATCTCAACCCCCAGGTCTTCGTTTCCCTACCGGAGGTATCGTCGGCAATTCATTCATTGTCTGTGGTCTCTATCTCGCCTCCGTCTCTGCTGCCTTTTCCATCTGGGCACTCAACCTTGAAACTATGACATGGAAGCACCTCGAGCCTTCCGTGTTATCAAATGGAAGCTGGAACCGTGCGCTTGTATGGGCAGACAAGGCCAAAGTGCTCGTGTTTGGCAATGCACAATCTGACCTTGCGTCTGATTACAGCCGACGCGCCGTCAACCTCGATCATATCGCCGTCATATCTCTCGAAGCTTTCGGTATCTACCAACCTCCCAACCTCGTGGTACCCACCAAAGTCCAGCAAGCAGGTCTCTCAATGTTGGATGAAAAACTTGCATCTGATTTTGAGGTTATCTGCGATGATGGTCGACGTATTAAATGCTCTCGAAAGATCTTGAATGAGCGATGGCCATGGTTTGCAGAGCAAGAGCGGGAACTTGAGAGTAAAGTCCAAGGGTTAATTTCTGATGCTCCTGTTGTGGATATCAATGATACCCTTCTCGGCTCTTTCACCCCGGCTCGTCTCGCGCCCAATAATCTCACGCTCTCTGAACCTTTCCCAGTCTGTGtcgctctccttcaatACTTTTACACGCTTTCTCTTACTACTCCACTCCAAAACCGTGCACCTGTGCTTTCAGCTTTGCTGTTCATTTCAAAACAATACAAGATTGAAAGGATGAACAGGCTTGTAGTGCATGCTCTGCATGAGAGGTTGGATCTTTCTAATGCAGTTGGTATCTATGAGATTGCGACGCTTGCTGGGGAGCAGTGTTTGCAGGTGAGGGCATTGAATATAATTCAC TCTGCGAAGAGCGGCTCATCTCGAAGCCACAATAGGCGAAACCCAGGTTCGGCAGTCCCAGGTGAAGGCGGTGCCAACGAAGACTCTACCTCTGGCCACATTCAGCTTGGTAACCCTGCCAATGGTGTTCCAGCTGGCGCTACCCGTCCTGGAGCTATTGATGCCCCCGTCAAGCGAGCTCGTGCTGATTCAGTGACTATCCCTGAGGACATGATGTCTTCGTCACCTCAACTGAATCCATTGCACGACGATGACGACAAGATCAGCGCCCTTCTTGCCGCTCTCGATGTATCTGCAAAGGAGATTACCACTCTCCCTCGTCAAAGAAGGGTTAGTCACCGAGACTCTGACCGATCTTTGATTTCCTTGCAATCTGCTCAAAGTCCTATATCCCCTCCTTTGCCGTCTATCCCTCAACGCAGTCATATGcgtcttccagctctcgcctctcctcctctttctcgtCCACCATCTGTTCCCCATACATCCGACCCTGCGCAGCCTGAACGATCTTCTTTCGGAAGGCCATCCAGTCCTACCAACTCGGACGTGACGAGCAACTATCCCCAAACGCCTTCCGAATCCCTTCACGAATCTTGGATTCTCCCTCAGCATAGGGACTGGTCGGCGTTTAGCGGGCTGGGCGGCGGTTTGATGGATAGCAGGTCAAGCTCGGGCTCAGGAATGGGTTTGCCCGCTTTGCCTGAGGACGATGCGTTTAACCCCAAATCAAGATGTAGtttgggaaggatgaaTAGGGATGCGTTTATCCATCCTTTCTCGACGCAAAAGAAGCCTAGTCAAGCAATGGTGGAAGCGGCTGGTCGTTTGCAACCTTCTACTCTCCAAAATTTTGACGGCTTGCAACAAACGCACACCAATTCTCCTACAATGCACCATTGCGCGTACGACTCTTCCTCGATGCAAATGTCCCCTGcactttccatctcccgtACACCATCCgtctcttcccattctccttctgtccttactcctccaccttcttgTTCATCCAAAAATACCCGACATTTTTCAATCAATACCCAGTCGTCTGGTGCGAGTAACTCGCTTTCACCCACAAGCACAGCATGGGGCGAGAAGATTGGTGAGCCGCTTTTGAGGGCGCAGACATCGACCAGTCTGATGAGCAGCGCATTTGATTGTGGGAGCAGTATAAGCTCTGGATCCACGGGGACGAGTAGTAGTAAGAAAGTTGCTAAAGCGGAGGCTAAAGC TATCCGCCAAGCCGAAAAAGCAGCTAAGAAAGCCGAAGCGCAAGCTCATTTTGAAGCCCTTCGGGCAGATCAAaccaagaagatggctCTTCTCAAAGCTGAGGCGCAGCGCAAGGCAGAGATACAGGCGGCCAAAGAGCAGACGCCCAGcgagaagagtttgaaaaAGGAGCCAAAGACCAAATGGGGCAAGTTGGCCAATGGGTTCAAGGATGCCGTCTTGTTCCCTGATGGAGGCCCGAAAAGCACTATGTTTTAA
- a CDS encoding ubiquitin carboxyl-terminal hydrolase 8 has protein sequence MTRPPSPPSFAGLQLSHLLQYASDDNGADHYPPKVWFERACYNADKAKLAERKQSKEDMFVSYSRACQSYVNVAMHNDWPDVKKKDPQLAARVKDFKPMYDSFVAKAKALKEELRQAEASSFAQPKSESSKPPVSRQRSGPEITSIGNIRDRMQALAGHGMEVGTVQSKRLSREAPAKAPKPAALSSMTSSAARSRSGSESRPSPTTTTNGRQIVVTASSKPPPPPSQEKPPPSAPVSMQATGSSSRSRRSTLTSEGQGLSASNGSAAASPAQSPMPTPAAGPSRSPLPSIPSSPQPLPASHRPLPSPEPPRPTVPVKSSDMESRPEDGLAEFERAFPSLSEFGKQWDGDSLQSDSNSHDMNHAPKYPKPPTQPPISEEDTIPGLPYLPSVPISKPGLPPPPSRPDISAFSPPSASSSAQTLGQPPVPRGPSPPKPDVGSGVGLHRPASTPMPNIAGLDLLDMPDGDVAQVKAINGGGKLEALNFPDTISSLPQYSPTPSHPIPITGHPLPQPPSHPPASEPSQPAPKPKEKPKFPFSNSITPDELREYFLNPSVEMLFLDIRPEDEWKKGYVGKEYEKRGARVEVVWLDPTVLLREGMTANKLEDALSLSPAVQRQAFQNRHKYDLIIVYDARSPVWPKEGPLSRLWDMFFMGLDEKRLQRNPVILVGGYEKWREFIKMRAARHAHPAKGKDARNGLNGYTMMRSDVVSPAPSEVSVKKANREAPVYQASQYAKNIAENFGAGPQSMTGDSYRPSTHSHSQSQPYTPTYRHHYSRTGSTYSFHGAIAAPPQASIHPGPGARRRSDYIEHTGQSYSGSTATSPSIQSTSTTPQPQQYYTSPPLPASNSMTPSLSSMASPRASIDYPQTHALAKVPVPMPPPAIARPMERYDAYTSAHAQSLVPTASGYGRLPPQGQVTRSQAMRGLDSVSAGGKDKVGYWRDVVLGITGLKNLGNTCYMNSTIQCLSATYPFSTFFLDGTFSRSINKENPLGTKGELAKAWAELLRVLWSEKYEFLSPMTFRKQITHFAPQFLGSDQHDSQEFLSFVLDGLHEDLNRIKRKPPPVEMTPEREAMLESAPPEVASEREWAIYRQRNDSLIVDLFQGQYRNRLECLTCHKTSTTYDAFMYMSLPVPSGKTKVVIQELIDEFVKAEVMEKENAWYCPRCKTNRRASKTLTIARLPPVLLIQLKRFTTRDGLFWDKSETPVIFPIRGLDLTRYLPGPAGSSVGSGRQVGPDGTFDPRTQVGPFKYDLYGVSNHMGTLSSGHYTAFVKSKEGWKYCEDSQVMPAQEKDVISRPAYILFYKRVPG, from the exons ATGACTCGGCCGCCATCTCCACCGTCCTTCGCAGGGCTCCAGCTCTCACATCTGCTGCAGTACGCCTCAGACGACAATGGCGCAGATCACTACCCACCCAAAGTATGGTTCGAACGCGCATGCTACAACGCCGACAAGGCAAAGTTGGCAGAGCGCAAACAGAGCAAAGAGGACATGTTCGTCAGTTACAGCAGGGCGTGCCAGTCCTATGTGAATGTTGCAATGCACAACGATTGGCCAGACgtcaagaaaaaggatcCTCAGTTGGCCGCTAGAGTCAAGGATTTCAAGCCG ATGTACGATTCATTCGTCGCAAAAGCCAAGgctttgaaagaagaacttCGACAGGCGGAGGCGTCTTCATTCGCTCAGCCCAAATCAGAATCATCAAAACCACCTGTATCAAGACAACGATCTGGGCCTGAAATAACATCAATCGGCAATATCAGAGATCGAATGCAGGCACTCGCTGGACACGGAATGGAGGTTGGGACTGTTCAATCGAAGCGCTTGAGTAGAGAGGCGCCGGCCAAAGCTCCCAAACCTGCTGCATTGAGTAGTATGACCAGTTCGGCggcaagatcaagaagtGGTAGCGAATCGCGGCCTTCGCCTACAACAACGACCAATGGCCGGCAAATTGTGGTTACCGCTTCATCCAAACCACCGCCACCTCCGTCACAAGAGAAAccacctccatctgcaCCTGTCAGCATGCAAGCCACTGGATCGTCCAGCAGATCACGGCGATCTACTTTGACTAGTGAAGGGCAGGGCTTAAGCGCATCTAATGGGTCTGCAGCAGCTTCGCCAGCACAATCACCGATGCCCACACCTGCAGCTGGCCCGTCCAGATCGCCTTTGccctccatcccatcctctcctcaacccCTTCCAGCGTCTCATCGGCCATTACCCTCTCCCGAGCCACCACGACCAACTGTCCCGGTCAAGTCATCCGACATGGAGTCTCGTCCTGAAGACGGCCTGGCAGAGTTTGAACGtgcttttccatctctttccgaGTTTGGAAAACAATGGGATGGTGATTCATTACAGTCAGATTCGAATAGTCATGATATGAACCACGCCCCAAAGTACCCGAAACCTCCAACACAACCTCCGATTTCTGAAGAAGACACTATCCCAGGCCTCCCATATTTACCTTCTGTTCCGATATCCAAGCCCGGCctcccccctcctccctctcgaCCGGACATATCTGCATTCTCACCACCAtctgcttcctcatccgCGCAAACTCTGGGACAACCCCCCGTGCCCCGCGGACCATCACCTCCCAAACCCGACGTTGGCTCGGGTGTGGGTCTACATCGACCAGCCAGTACACCCATGCCCAATATTGCTGGTTTAGATCTGCTGGATATGCCTGATGGGGATGTAGCTCAAGTAAAAGCTATAAACGGCGGTGGAAAACTGGAAGCCTTAAATTTCCCCGACACTATATCTAGCCTTCCTCAATATTCTCCCACGCCATCCCACCCTATTCCAATCACAGgacatcctctcccccaACCaccctctcatcctcctgcTTCTGAGCCATCGCAGCCTGCTCCTAAGCCCAAGGAGAAACCAAAGTTTCCATTTAGTAACTCTATCACTCCGGATGAACTTCGCGAATACTTTCTTAATCCTTCAGTGGAGATGTTGTTCTTGGACATAAGGCCGGAAGAtgagtggaagaagggatatGTAGGGAAGGAGTATGAGAAGAGGGGTGcgagggtggaggttgtGTGGCTAGATCCGACAGTTTTACTTCGTGAAGG AATGACGGCGAACAAACTGGAGGACGcactttccctctcccccgCTGTCCAACGCCAAGCTTTCCAGAATCGACACAAATACGATCTCATCATAGTCTACGACGCTCGTTCCCCCGTATGGCCCAAGGAGGGTCCTCTAAGCCGACTGTGGGACATGTTCTTCATGGGCCTCGACGAGAAGCGTTTGCAGAGAAATCCTGTCATTTTGGTAGGAGGTTATGAAAAATGGAGAGAGTTTATCAAAATGCGGGCGGCGAGGCATGCACATCCGGcaaaggggaaggatgCGAGGAATGGGCTGAATGGGTACACGATGATGCGATCGGATGTCGTGTCTCCTGCTCCTTCCGAGGTTAGTGTCAAGAAGGCGAACAGGGAAGCACCGGTCTACCAGGCATCGCAGTATGCGAAGAATATCGCTGAAAAC TTTGGTGCCGGTCCTCAATCTATGACGGGAGACTCGTACCGTCCGTCCACCCATTCTCACTCCCAATCGCAACCATACACGCCCACATATAGGCACCACTATTCCAGAACGGGCTCAACATACTCTTTCCACGGGGCTATTGCCGCTCCTCCACAAGCTTCCATTCACCCCGGACCAGGTGCCAGACGGCGAAGCGATTATATTGAACATACAGGTCAATCATACTCTGGCTCAACTGCGACCTCACCCTCCATACAATCAACTAGCACGACACCCCAACCTCAACAATACTACACTTCCCCGCCCCTCCCTGCTTCCAACTCCATGACACCGTCCCTATCATCCATGGCCTCTCCTCGGGCATCGATCGATTACCCTCAGACGCACGCATTGGCAAAAGTACCAGTCCCGATGCCTCCGCCAGCCATAGCGAGGCCGATGGAACGATATGATGCTTACACCAGCGCACATGCGCAAAGTTTGGTACCGACGGCTTCCGGTTATGGTAGACTTCCGCCCCAAGGCCAGGTGACCAGGAGTCAAGCAATGAGGGGATTGGACAGTGTGTCTGCTGGTGGAAAGGATAAAGTGGGGTATTGGCGGGATGTGGTGTTAGGTATTACTGGGCTGAAGAATCTTGGAAA TACTTGTTATATGAACTCGACAATTCAATGTCTCAGTGCGACTTACCCATTCTCTACGTTTTTCCTTG ATGGGACGTTTTCTCGTTCAATAAATAAAGAAAATCCCTTGGGGACCAAAGGCGAGTTGGCCAAGGCATGGGCAGAACTGCTGAGAGTATTGTGGAGTGAGAAATATGAGTTCTTATCTCCTATGACTTTCCGG AAACAAATTACGCACTTTGCCCCCCAGTTTCTTGGTTCTGATCAACATGACTCTCAGGAGTTCTTGTCATTCGTCCTTGACGGCTTACATGAAGACCTCAACCGAATCAAGCGCAAACCCCCGCCTGTGGAGATGACTCCCGAAAGAGAGGCAATGCTGGAAAGCGCCCCACCAGAAGTGGCTTCTGAGAGAGAATGGGCAATCTACAGGCAGAGGAATGATAGTTTGATTGTGGATCTGTTCCAGGGGCAATATAGGAATAGGCTGGAGTGTTTGACCTGTCACAAA ACATCGACGACTTATGATGCGTTCATGTACATGTCTTTGCCTGTCCCATCCGGTAAAACAAAGGTGGTCATACAAGAACTTATTGACGAATTCGTCAAGGCGGAagtgatggaaaaggagaacgCCTG GTACTGCCCGCGCTGCAAAACCAACCGTCGTGCTTCCAAAACACTAACAATCGCTCGTCTCCCACCTGTACTGCTCATCCAACTCAAAAGATTCACAACGAGAGACGGTCTCTTCTGGGACAAGTCCGAGACACccgtcatcttccccatcagAGGTCTAGATCTCACTCGGTACTTGCCCGGACCTGCAGGTTCGTCAGTaggaagtggaaggcaGGTGGGGCCGGATGGGACGTTTGATCCGAGAACTCAGGTGGGGCCTTTCAAGTATGATTTGTATGGTGTAAGCAATCATATGGGGACTCTCAGTTCAGGACATT ATACGGCTTTCGTGAAGAGTAAAGAAGGTTGGAAGTATTGTGAGGATAGTCAAGTGATGCCGGCACAGGAGAAGGACGTAATT TCCCGACCAGCCTATATCTT GTTCTATAAACGAGTACCTGGGTAG
- a CDS encoding ATP-binding cassette sub-family E member 1, translated as MSDKLTRVAIISDDKCKPKRCRQECKRSCPVVKMGKLCIEVNPNDKKAFISEELCIGCGICVKKCPFDAIQILNLPTNLESHVTHRYAANAFKLHRLPTPRPGQVLGLVGTNGIGKSTALKILSGKLKPNLGRYDDPPEWQEILKHFRGSELQNFFTKVLEDDIKAVTKPQYVDQIPRSIKVPNMTVGKMFDRQTELSNRAQLEEDLELKHLQSREVSQLSGGELQRFAIGIASVRKADVYMFDEPSSYLDIRQRLAAARVIRGLVNPTNYIIVVEHDLSTLDYLSDFICVLYGVPGTYGVVTMPYSVREGINIFLDGMIPTENLRFRDESLTFKISETVDEVQAPKTRRYQYPNMTKTLGNFKLHVDEGEYSDSEILVMLGENGMGKTTLVQLLGGKMEPDEGKDKISLRVSMKPQTISPKFPGSVRMLLLKRIKGAFMHPQFNSDVMKPMNIEPIMDQDVQTLSGGELQRVAICLVLGVPADVLLIDEPSAYLDSEQRIVASKVIKKFVMSSKRTAFIVEHDFIMATYLADRVIVFDGQPGKESWARKPEGLLTGMNKFLKSLDITFRRDPTNFRPRINKMDSLKDKEQKAEGAYFFVDSE; from the exons ATGTCTGACAAGCTCACTCGTgtcgccatcatctctgATGATAAG TGCAAGCCCAAGCGATG CCGTCAAGAATGCAAGCGTTCATGTCCTGTAGTCAAGATGGGCAAGCTTTGTATTGAAGTCAATCCCAATGACAAGAAGGCATTTATTTCTGAAGAGCTCTGTATTGGCTGTGGTATCTGTGTCAAGAA GTGTCCCTTCGATGCCATTCAAATTCTTAACCTTCCCACCAACCTTGAATCCCACGTTACCCACCGATACGCCGCCAATGCTTTCAAGCTCCACCGACTCCCCACTCCTCGTCCCGGCCAAGTCCTTGGTCTAGTTGGTACCAACGGTATCGGTAAATCTACCGCCCTCAAAATCCTGTCTGGCAAGCTCAAGCCTAACCTTGGACGATATGACGACCCTCCCGAGTGGCAAGAGATCTTAAAACACTTCCGTGGTTCCGAGCTGCAaaacttcttcaccaagGTTCTCGAGGACGATATCAAGGCCGTTACCAAGCCTCAATATGTAGATCAGATCCCCAGAAGTATCAAGGTGCCCAACATGACCGTTGGCAAGATGTTTGACCGACAAACTGAGTTGTCCAACCGTGCTCAGCTCGAGGAGGACCTTGAATTGAAGCACTTGCAGTCTCGAGAAGTCTCTCAATTGTCTGGTGGAGAGTTGCAAAGGTTCGCCATTGGTATTGCGAGTGTCAGGAAGGCCGATGTCTATATGTTTGACGAGCCTTCATCTTATCTTGATATTCGACAGCGTTTGGCCGCCGCCCGAGTGATTCGTGGTCTGGTCAACCCTACCAACTATATCATTGTCGTCGAGCACGATTTGTCCACTTTGGACTACCTTTCCGACTTCATTTGTGTGCTTTACGGTGTCCCCGGTACCTACGGTGTCGTTACCATGCCTTACTCTGTTCGAGAAGgtatcaacatcttccttgacgGTATGATCCCCACCGAAAACCTTCGATTCCGAGACGAATCTCTCACTTTCAAGATTTCCGAGACTGTCGATGAAGTGCAAGCTCCCAAGACCCGACGATATCAGTACCCCAACATGACCAAGACTCTTGGCAACTTCAAGCTTCACGTCGACGAAGGAGAGTACTCTGACTCTGAGATTCTAGTCATGCTTGGTGAGAATGGTATGGGTAAGACAACGTTGGTGCAGTTGTTGGGTGGTAAGATGGAGCCCGATGAGGGCAAGGACAAGATCTCATTGAGGGTTTCCATGAAGCCTCAAACTA TTTCCCCCAAGTTCCCTGGTTCCGTGCgaatgttgttgttgaagaggatcaaGGGCGCTTTCATGC ACCCTCAATTTAACTCCGACGTTATGAAGCCTATGAACATTGAGCCCATCATGGACCAGGACGTCCAGACATTGTCTGGTGGTGAGCTTCAACGAGTGGCCATCTGTCTCGTGCTTGGTGTGCCTGCCGATGTTCTCCTTATCGACGAACCTTCGGCTTATCTCGACTCTGAACAACGTATTGTTGCGAGCAAGGTTATCAAGAAGTTTGTCATGTCTTCCAAGCGAACAGCCTTCATTGTTGAACACGATTTCATCATGGCTACCTATCTTGCGGACCGAGTCATTGTCTTTGATGGTCAACCTGGTAAAGAGTCTTGGGCTAGGAA ACCTGAGGGTCTTTTGACCGGTATGAACAAGTTCCTCAAGTCTCTTGACATCACATTCCGAAGAGATCCTACCAATTT CCGACCACGTATCAACAAGATGGACTCTCtgaaggacaaggagcaGAAGG CCGAGGGCGCATACTTCTTTGTCGACTCTGAGTAG